One window of Burkholderia thailandensis E264 genomic DNA carries:
- a CDS encoding DNA-deoxyinosine glycosylase, with amino-acid sequence MLRGFPPVVSPDTHTLILGSFPGEASLAAAQYYAHPRNQFWRLLGVVLDEAQLHALPYDARLARVLAHGFGIWDVLAACHREGSLDSAIRHAKPNDFDALREVAPKLTKVCFNGKTAGRFEPTIRAAGFDTLVLPSSSPANATLSFEQKRACWQRIVA; translated from the coding sequence TTTTCCCCCCGTCGTGTCGCCCGACACGCACACGCTGATTCTCGGCAGTTTTCCCGGCGAGGCGTCGCTCGCGGCCGCGCAGTACTACGCGCATCCGCGCAACCAGTTCTGGCGTCTGTTGGGCGTCGTGCTCGACGAGGCGCAACTTCATGCGCTGCCCTACGACGCGCGGCTTGCGCGCGTGCTCGCGCACGGCTTCGGCATCTGGGACGTGCTCGCCGCATGCCATCGCGAAGGCAGTCTCGATTCGGCGATCCGCCATGCGAAGCCGAACGACTTCGATGCGCTGCGCGAAGTCGCGCCGAAGTTGACGAAGGTATGCTTCAACGGCAAGACGGCGGGGCGCTTCGAGCCGACGATACGCGCGGCGGGGTTCGATACGCTCGTGCTGCCTTCGTCGAGTCCGGCGAATGCGACGCTGTCGTTCGAGCAGAAGCGGGCTTGCTGGCAGCGCATCGTCGCCTGA